The genomic stretch CTTGGAGACCTTCGTCCCTATCGTGGTTATGTACTTGTCGTCGAACTCGTTCACAACGAATCTCCTGATCAGGCTCGTCTTCCCGACGGCCTTCTCCCCAACGAGACAGACCTTTGACTTCAACCTTCTAGTCTCAACCATGCACATTCCCTCGAGCCGGACGGTACCAGACCCTGCAAAAATCGGGCACAGCCTATATAACCCTATCGAGACGGTTCTCGCGGTTCAAGCTGACCCTTCAAGATGCGCTCGCCGAGCTTCTCGAACGTGGCCTCCACGTTCTCCCCCGTCTTCGCGCTGGTGTAGAGGTACTCGGCGTTGAATGCCCTGGTGGACTGGTCGAGCTCGGTCTCGCCGTACATGACCATGATCTCGTCCTTCAGGTCCACTTTGT from Candidatus Thermoplasmatota archaeon encodes the following:
- a CDS encoding GTP-binding protein, which gives rise to MVETRRLKSKVCLVGEKAVGKTSLIRRFVVNEFDDKYITTIGTKVSK